CCTTCTCGACCAACCCGCGGCTGACTGGGATTGCCGCTGTTGCTGCAACAGCTGAAGACCAGCCGATGAATGATCGTCTCGACATCTTGAAATCTCTTATTTTTTTCACAAGATCCAACATGATTGACCCTCCTCCTTTTTAGTTTTGGACCAATTCTATATTCAACAGTTCTGAAAGAACCTTTGAATCGATCTGCAGGTAATGCTGCAAAATCATTGCCAATCCTCTGTACAGGCCGGCATCCGCATGCTCGATTACCTTTTCCGCCAGTAAGGGGGCGAACCTGCCCAGATGTTGCTGGATGAACTTTTGTTGCTCGTCCAGCAAATACATAATTTCCGGAATGGATGTGTCCGTTTTTTCACCAGCTGACTTGATGGCAAGCTGATTCAAGTGGTACATAAAGTCAAGTTCGAGCCCGATATGGTCATCCGCTTCCATCGAAAATGATGCGGTTTCATAGCCGTATTTTTTATAGAGCCCTCTCACCATCATCGTT
This genomic window from Bacillus marinisedimentorum contains:
- a CDS encoding TorD/DmsD family molecular chaperone, giving the protein MPPVKQVLRVDDVLNIFYAREFAYDILRRFFLEEPSREYVKHFIQHNMIDIFPFREESEGIQAGIQEVKRYLADHNPGKIEKHYEDLHWDYTRMFIGPFETPASPWESVYVTSDQLLFQETTMMVRGLYKKYGYETASFSMEADDHIGLELDFMYHLNQLAIKSAGEKTDTSIPEIMYLLDEQQKFIQQHLGRFAPLLAEKVIEHADAGLYRGLAMILQHYLQIDSKVLSELLNIELVQN